ATGAGGAACAGGACATAAGTTGCATTGAGAGACAAGGAGAGGCAAAAGATGGTGATTTTGTCATTCCAATTTTGGAAGATTTTGCAGACTGCAGTCATCAGAACGGACACCAATGATTTCACTGATGTAGTCAACAAAGAGCTAATTAGGCAGCAAGAGAAGGAAATGAATTGGAAAGACAGGTACTGACAGGCAAGTCGGATGTAGTATGTGAGTTTGTACCTAATCAATTGCCAAGTGGGGCTTCTCCTCCATAATTTTACGTGAGGGTAATTGCCCTTTGCCATATGTCGTGACGGCTGCTAAGAATCTATCTGACAGTGGTGGGTGCCATTATACTTGACCTTCCTTGCTTATTCCACACCTCTTTTTATGTTTTAGCATCCTACTTtatatgcattttttttccttgagcATGTCTTGATCTTTGTAATTTTTCACTTTGTAAGATCCCATGCTTTTGTGAGAGTGACATAATTCCAGTGTTTAATCCTGGAAAGGGAACAAAATAATAGCAGTGCACAGAATATAATCTTCTTGTTCGTGGTTCCTGAATGGCAAACAAATTTTTTCACAGTATTTAGCTTTACACCTTCTGCCATTTGGATGACCTTCTTCCTATTTAATGATTGTTATCCACTTGCTAGATGAAATAAAAATTTCACCTCCTTCCTATTGAGCATTGAAGAGTGGGTTGAATATTCAAGATTAGAAATTGCTCTTTTCAAATATTTGACCAATGATAGCTTCAAGTTTTTACCATCCCATTCATCTGAATCACTGTGGTTAAATGCATTTGATGGTTCTTAATTCAGAAACATTTACTCATTTATCCAGAAATGTCTAAGATGGTGGTCATTCTGGTGGCTGAAAATCTTTTGGATGGATggtccttccttttctttctataCTCTGTGTCACTTTCCATGTGTTTAGGCCTCGAGGTAAGTCTTTTTTCTCTGTGTCCTCATTTCTCTTTCATATTTCCCCTCCATTCCTGTCTGTTTCATAATTTTTAACTCTGCTTGCTCTTTCCTTTCTTATTTTAGATGTTAGTATGTGCCAAGTATTCTGTCTATTGTCTGATCTATTTGTCCATTTTCCTTTAACATTAGCAAGTAAATACTTGACATGCTTGTATACctttttattatcatttttgcaGGACAAAATGGCAGGGTTGCTGTCAGCGAACGAGCTAGTTTTTAACTTTACAGAAGGTTAAATCAACTATTGCCTATCGTAGTGTCACTGGAAAAGCTTTACCGAAGGTTGAGTCAAACTATTGCCTATACTAACGTCACTGGAAAGCTAAGGGCATTGATGGGGGCTGTCGTGTTGGCTTTCTGAAACTTATTTGGTTGGCTAGATCGCATCCTGAATTTGTTCAGATTGGTCGAGCTTGATATGGCTACTGAAGGCTAATTTCAGGACGGTTAGGAAAATTTGAGTATGGGCTGCGCGTATGCTAGAAAGAACTTAAGCAGGCGGGATCAAAGGTCAACCGTTTGAGGAGGATATGTTAATTTTGCAAAGAAGTGCATATTGGAAGTGGTAAATTACTTGACCTTTTGGCACAACAAGTTTTTAAGGATTTGACAGTGAGAGAAGGGAGTGACGAATGCTGTTTTGTCTACGGCTTTGGTGATTGCTGATTGCTCTCAACTGTGGTTCTCAAATTCCTGACTATAAAAGGGTTTACCTTCAAAGAATGTGCCTTGAGGTGCCAGGAAGCTAAACGCATGCTGTATTAGTGCAAGTTCAACCATCACAGATGAGGATGCACCGTACAATTACCACATTTGGGTGCTTCGATGGTGCTAAGAACATCAAGGTCCATTATTCTATTAGAAGTAGCACAAGCCACTTTGGAAACTGTCACTATCTGTGTGATtagttttctaaatcttttTTCCCATATGAACTGCAGATACAATCACTTTTCAGTGAAAAACATATCTACCTTGCACTACCGTTTTTGGTAACTGCTGTTGCACTTCTACAATTTACGTAATTGatttttacaaaattatatTACCTTGCTGGAGTGGgaatggcaacggggcgggttTGGGGGGATTATCCCTCCCCCGTTCCCTTGCATCCCCCGCCTCCGTCCTCTTGCCAAAAATTTCCCCCCGCCCCCACCCCACTTCCCCCGTGGGTggtaatttgatttttttttctagaagtTTTTATTCAATATATCAaaattgaattcaaaaaataaaataaaatacagagttgaaaaaaatgaaaaaagaaaaatgaaacaagaaaagtgTTGACataaaacactaaaaaaaattaagaaactcAATTAGATTGTATGGATACCATTTGGGAATACTCATAGAATGCATAACATGTTTGTGCCGAATATCAACTAAGAATTTAAATAGAAATGGAATAAAAGTTATGTTTAGTTGCCAAATAttctaaatttattattattagattatataatataatatattatatttatttatattaataaattgaaGCAGAGGACAGAGCGAGGGATGGGACAAGAGACAATCAAATTAAAATGGGGAGAGAAAAATTCCCCCCATCTCCGCCCCCGTCCCATTACTCCCCCACGGGCTCctgcccccattgccatccttaTGTTGGAGGGACCTTTCAGAATTAGGTGGTTTATCATTCATTATGATGTATATCAAATGCTAGCTAAGGAAACTTCCCTAAACATGTTTGCCCTCAAGCATCATTTCATACATGAATTCTGTTGATGTAAATCCCTATACgggcaagagagagagagaataatTACGAATGTTAAGCCCTTACGAGATACCAAATCTTTTACCAAACTGTAACAGAAAACATTATAAGATGGGACACAAGTAGCAAAATCAGAATCATAAGCTAGGCAGCAGTAGTCAAAATTACCAACTCATCACATGGTAAGCTGCAAGGACGACAAGTACACATTACATAGATTGTGCTACATGTAAATTCTTTTACTTCATACAAATGCCACACTGTCTCCTAAGAAGAATCCTCCAGAACCCTGATCAACTGCCCTCAGATTTCTCCAAAGCTGCCAACAACAAAGTAATTTTGGTTAAGAATTCGAattattttccttttaattCCCCATAGAACAGATAACACCATAAAGAAATCATCACGCAAATGGGTTTTAATTTGAACAGATGTGATCAGAAATGCTCAATTTTGCCAGCTCAACAGCATGTTTTGCACAGAGAATGTAGCCGATCAACTCATACGAGCTGATTACAAATTTACATCTTTAGTGCTCCCTATCTTTTACCCAGAACCttgtattaaaataaaaagacaGACAAGCATGTGTGCTTTGTtgtacagagagagagagagagattactGTTGTAGTTAAGAAGCTTCTCAATAAGATCAACATGAGTCATCAACATCCTCCGACAGCAGTACCGAACCAAACCTAGTGCATCAAGAGCATCTCTGAAAGCAGCAAATATCACCCATGAAATTCACAATTGAGAACTCCAAAATTGGATAATTAAAAAGCTCAAACAAAATGAAGTTGTGAAGCAAAATGAAAGAATCCTCGCAATGTCCGTGATCAAGGATTAAGCAATACCATTTCAAGCTTATTTCCCCTTCTCAGGGATGCAAtggatgatattattttttgaattttaagaAACTG
Above is a genomic segment from Coffea eugenioides isolate CCC68of chromosome 5, Ceug_1.0, whole genome shotgun sequence containing:
- the LOC113770494 gene encoding DNA-directed RNA polymerases I, II, and III subunit RPABC5, which produces MIIPVRCFTCGKVIGNKWDTYLDLLQADYTEGDALDALGLVRYCCRRMLMTHVDLIEKLLNYNTLEKSEGS